Part of the Lichenicola cladoniae genome is shown below.
TCATGGATGCTGATGATCTCGGCGAGACGGTCCTCGGTGGTGAACCGCACTATCTGCAAACCTGCGCAGGTCAGTGCACCGCCAACCCGCAGGAATTCCAGGTGCATCGGCAACTCGTCGCCGAACAAGGTCCGCATCCGTTCTACCAGAGCGAGCGGATCCGCAGCCGGGAACAGGCTCCGTAGATACGTCACCGTCCGATCCTGCGTCAGCATCTGCAGCGTCGTGTGGTTCCAGGTAAATTCGTAGAGCGGCACCGATCCCGATGTGATCTCCGATTTCAGGGTATCCGCATCCAGCACGATCTGGCCGCCATGCGCACTGACCAGTTCCGCCAACGTGGTCATCCCGGACGGCGCCACCATCAGCAGCGCCAGGCTTTCGCCAACTGCCACCAGTTCTCGAAGTACCTCAAGGGATGGCACGATGGTGCTGTCGATCGTGGTGACGAGCTTGAGGTCGATACCCGGACAGGCTGCCAGCACCAGGCAGAAACGGGCTGCCTGCATGAAATCCGGAAACGCCACGACGATATCCCGCCACTGCATCGCCGGCGCCAGGGGCAATTCCAGCTCGGTGACGATTCCTGTGGTGCCGTAGGCATGGTTTATGAGATCGGTTTCGCTGCCCCGCAGTTCCAGCACCCGTGGCGGCGCTTCCGCAGTAACGACTTGCGCCGCAATCACGTTGCCCGCGTCGCGTAATCCGCCCCATGTGATCGAGCCGATCCCATCTGACCCGCCCGCCACGAACCCGCCGATCGTCGCGGTCCGCTTGGTCGACGGAAACATGCGTAACTCCCAGCCACGTTCGCGTAGGATTTTGTCCAGGTCGATCAACTTCGCGCCCGCCTCGACCCGCATCATGCCATCCCGCACCCACACGATCCGGTCAAGACGGGAGAGATCGAGCACTGCACCGCCTCGCAGGGGGACCGCCTGCCCATGATTTCCGGTACCGCCTCCGCGCGGCGTGACGTTGATGCCGCACCGCCACGCGGCCGCCATTGTATGCGTGACCTCGTCGCGCGTACGCGGGCAGACCACCAATTCGGCGGTCATGTCGTTCAACTGACGTTTCAGTACGGGACTGAACCAGAAAAAGTCCTGGCTCCGCTGCTTGACGAGGGCCGGGTCGAGCAGCACCGGAATATCTCCCAACGCTTCGACAAAGGCGGCGAGCGCGTCTGGATCGGTCATGGGGGGTCCCGGGAAGATGTAACCGACGCGTTGCAACAGCCATGCCATCGCCACCGCGAAAGCCCCGACCTTAACCGCCGCCGGCATCTGGCCAGTTACTGGAACAACCTGGGTGCCTGCCGACCGATTGGTTCCAGCCGCCCGCGACGCCAACCGGCGGACGGCACGACGGCGATATCAATCTCGTGCGCCTGCGTGACACTCGGTTGGCTCGGGCCCGTGTATGTAACGCAGACCTTTGGCGGGGCATGTGAATGTAGCAGCTCGTTGCCGCGGTCACGCGCCCAGAGCCCTGTCTGGTCAGGAACGGTGCGAATGGCCGTTACCCTCCAGCCGATACCCATCCGCCGAGCCGAACGCTGTCGGCACCCCTGCGCGGATTGAATGTCCCGATCAGGGCGTTGCCGGCGTTGGATGGGCCAGAGGATCGGACCGCTCCTGCATCGCCGCCTTCAGGAGCGCGTGCACCACGTTCGGGCTGTTCTGTTCCCAGCCATCATCATCGTCGTCCTGCGACGCCTACGCTGCCCGTATCCCATAGGATAAGTCGCGCCTTGAACGGCTCGGACGCCTTCAGGACCACGTGGCGACGTTACGATCCAGGAAGATCGGCCGCAGATTGGCGTCACAGAGCGCAGCCTGACCCGAGGTCAGACCCTAAGAGCACCGCCGCTTGGTCCAGCCCCTTGCGCAGCCGTGCCTGGGCAATCGCGATGCGGGCCAGATCTTTCAAGCCCCCATGCGCCATTACCCCGATCGGGCGCCGACCCGTTGGTCGGGAAGCGTATCGTTCCACCGTCAGCTGCTACCCCGCCGGTGTGAGAGCGACCATCCTCACCAAGGCAGCATTCGACTGGCCAATCGCACGGACCCTGCCCCGGACATGCGCGTCCCGCCGTGCATGACCCGCAACCGAGCCGATCATGGCCACCAGGCCGGCAGCCAAGGTATGTGACGCCACCGAGAAATCCGGGGCCGTTGCCGAGCCGGACCGTATCAGGCCATTGCTGCCCCACATGGAGCATGCGCAAATCCCCGCGCCCTGCTCGGGCGTTAGATGTATCCCGACATCCGGATTTCCGGAGTCTCGGCCAGGAGATGCTGCTCGATGCCCGAGGCAATCAGCCAGGACGCGCCACTGGATTGCCAGGATGTGCGGCGTACCCGGTCCCAGCAGATCGCCCGCGGCGTGCTCGGTGGGGTCCTGGTGCTGCTGGGCATCTTCACCCTGCACGATTTCCTGCCGGCCCTGGTCTGGGCGGTCATATTCGCCATCGCATCCTGGCCGCTCTACCGCCGCGCGACGCGTCGCTGGCCGCCCGGCCGGCACAACCTGGCACTGCCGTTGCTGTTCACCGCGGGTATCGCCCTGGTGTTCCTGGTGCCGCTTTCGCTGATCGCATTCGAGGCTGCCAATGAGGCGCAAGGCGTCCTCGTCTGGATGGAGCATGCCCGTCACACGGGCGTGCCGGTTCCTGCCTGGGTGCATCGGCTACCCGCCGGATCGGCAGCTGCCTCCACATGGTGGACCCAGCATCTGAGCAATCCGGACGATGCGACCGACCTGTTCGCGAACATTAGATCGGGCCGTGGCCTGCGCATGACCCGCCAGCTTGGCAGCCAGGTGGCCCACCGCAGCACGCTGTTTGCCTTCAGCATCATCACGCTGTTCTTCCTGTTTCGCGAGGGCGCGACAGTTACCGCGCAGATGCTGACCGTCAGCCGCCGGGCATTCGGCACACGCGGGGAGCGGATCGGTCGCCAGATGGTCGCCTCGGTGCACGGCACGGTCGACGGGCTGGTGCTGGTCGGCCTTGGCGAGGGCGTGATCCTTGGTATTGCCTACGCGATCGCCGGCGCACCCCACCCGACCCTGTTCGGCGTAGTCACGGCGGTGGCGGCGATGATCCCGTTCTGCGCCGTGATCGCGATCGGACTGGCATCCCTGCTGGTGCTCGCCCAGGGCTCGACGATCGCCGGTATCATCCTGTTCGTGTTCGGCATGATCGTAGTGTTCTGCTCGGACCATTTCATCCGCCCGATCCTGATCGGCGGCGCCACCAAGCTGCCATTCCTATGGGTGCTTCTAGGAATTCTGGGCGGTGTCGAAGTCTGGGGATTGCTGGGTCTGTTCCTGGGACCGGCCATCATGGCCGCCCTGATCCTGCTCTGGCGCGAGTGGACCGACCCGACCGAAGACGCTCTCGACACGTAATGAACACGATCGGCATCGTTCCGCACAGGTCTGAAAAGACCGTGTGCCATATCGTCAGATTGTATCGGGGCGTTTTGGTCGGGCAGGCGGGATTCGAACCCACGACCCCCAGTCCCCCAGACTGATGCGCTACCAGGCTGCGCTACTGCCCGTTACCATTCGGGTGCCTTTCGGCAGCCGGGGTGTAGCAGGACCCTAGGCGAGCCGCAATGGACACCACGCCAGTCCTGAAAGTTAGGACGGCAGGCTCCGCCGTAGATCGACGAGGCCGCCGAGCACGAGGTCGAGCACCTCCTGCAGCCGCCGGATCTCGGCCTTCAAGGCATCCACTTCCGCATAGACGGCAAGCGGCGGAGCCAGCGGGATCCATGGCTCGGCAGCATCCGATATTGTGTCGTCCTCCTGTGTCGCGAGGTCGACGG
Proteins encoded:
- a CDS encoding AI-2E family transporter, producing the protein MPEAISQDAPLDCQDVRRTRSQQIARGVLGGVLVLLGIFTLHDFLPALVWAVIFAIASWPLYRRATRRWPPGRHNLALPLLFTAGIALVFLVPLSLIAFEAANEAQGVLVWMEHARHTGVPVPAWVHRLPAGSAAASTWWTQHLSNPDDATDLFANIRSGRGLRMTRQLGSQVAHRSTLFAFSIITLFFLFREGATVTAQMLTVSRRAFGTRGERIGRQMVASVHGTVDGLVLVGLGEGVILGIAYAIAGAPHPTLFGVVTAVAAMIPFCAVIAIGLASLLVLAQGSTIAGIILFVFGMIVVFCSDHFIRPILIGGATKLPFLWVLLGILGGVEVWGLLGLFLGPAIMAALILLWREWTDPTEDALDT
- a CDS encoding FAD-binding oxidoreductase → MTDPDALAAFVEALGDIPVLLDPALVKQRSQDFFWFSPVLKRQLNDMTAELVVCPRTRDEVTHTMAAAWRCGINVTPRGGGTGNHGQAVPLRGGAVLDLSRLDRIVWVRDGMMRVEAGAKLIDLDKILRERGWELRMFPSTKRTATIGGFVAGGSDGIGSITWGGLRDAGNVIAAQVVTAEAPPRVLELRGSETDLINHAYGTTGIVTELELPLAPAMQWRDIVVAFPDFMQAARFCLVLAACPGIDLKLVTTIDSTIVPSLEVLRELVAVGESLALLMVAPSGMTTLAELVSAHGGQIVLDADTLKSEITSGSVPLYEFTWNHTTLQMLTQDRTVTYLRSLFPAADPLALVERMRTLFGDELPMHLEFLRVGGALTCAGLQIVRFTTEDRLAEIISIHEQNGVSISNPHVYTIENGSGHKRLPVNQMGFKHEVDPLGILNPGKMRDFVPVRAPAENAE